Part of the Catalinimonas alkaloidigena genome is shown below.
TAAAAAAAAACCAGCCCAACATGGTATCTGGCTTGTTACTTCACCAACACAATGAATAGTTTCTTCACTAAAGCTTAGCTTTCTTTACTACTTACCCTGGACAATTTCTCCATTTTTAGGCTTTCTATCTGCTTTACATATTCTTCTTCTTTACGCTGTTGAGCCTCCTGAATAGCATGCAATTCTTCCATGTTCTGACGCACTTCCTCCTCCTGTGCCCGTAGCTCTACGGCTTGTTGCTGGGAAGACTCATATAACATTCTTATCTGCGCATTAGCCCTCACCTTTGCTATGGAAGCCGCTATGCTGTCAGCGGCTTTTTCTACCATCTCTATTTGATACGCGGAAAACTCCCTGAAAGAGGCCAGTTCTATAACTCCAATCACCTCTTCATTATAGAGCAGCGGCACTAATATTAAACTCTTTGGATTGGCATCCCCTAATCCTGAGGTGATAGTGATAAAATTTTCTGGAATCTCGGTCAAATATATTGTATCCTGCTCCAGCCATACCTGGCCTATCAAGCCTTCTCCTGCAAAAAATCTATCCTGATGAAATTTCCTTCTGCCCCAGGCATAACTTCCTTTCAATACCATAACGGTTTCATCACCATCGCTTTCTTTGACAAATATGCCTCCCTGGTTAATGTTTAAGTAGGTTACTAATTCTGATATGATTTGAGCGTAAAAATCCTCTTGATCTTCAAACTTTCTAAGCATACCTTCCATCTGTGCTATCCCCTCATTGCTCCAGCTTCTTTGGTTTTGCTCTTTTACCATTCTAAATAGCTTCTCCCGCATTTCTAATAATGCGTTGCCTAAGCGGTCTTGTGCACTTAATAATTGAAATCCGGTTTCTAAATGCCCCTCTCCTATTTTTCCTGCATACTCCGTGTATTGATGCATGCCTAGGATTAACTGATTGATCGCATTTTTAGTCTGACCTACCTCATCGAGTATGTCTTCCGCAAAAGCTTCAGGTATGATACCTTGTGATAACCTGCTGATCTTGTCTTTTATCTGCGTAAAGTTGGTACTTAACCTACTGGCATTTCGGCTCAATATTACCAACATGAATAGTCCTACGATTAACTGCACACCCAACAAAATAGCCAAAAATCGCATCCGAAAGGCTTTTTCCTCAGTTATTTGCCGACCTATTCTTTCTTTGATATTGAATATAATGTTTTCAATGGTTTGAGCAGTATTTTGTAACTGTCCTAACATAGCTTGATCAGATTGTAATCCGATCTGAATTTCCATACTTACTAAAGTATTGAAAAGCCTGCCATAGTCCCTTAAGTAAGACAATATTTCCAGTTGAGCAGTAGTGGGTGTATGACTTTCTATGCCAGCAGTAAACTTATGAAGTTGGTCATTAAATTTCTGTTGGTATTTGGTATCTTTCCTCAATAAAAAATCTTTCTCATGTCTTCTTAACATAAGCATATCTGCATGCTCATAAGGATAGGGATAATCTTCAACTTTATGGATAAGCTCTCGTAATGAGCCAACCAAACCATAATCCTTGAAGCCACGAAGCAGACATTGATTACTCAATTCATCAAATTGTCTTTCATAAAGTGTTAGTTGGTGATGAATTTGACTCAAATCATCACTTCCTTCATCCACAGACAAAAGGGAGGGTAACTGCTTTTTAATTCGTAACAACTGAATTGAAATGCTATCTAAAAAAAGGCTATGTCTATTTTTATAAAAGTTTTCATTGATCAGTTCATTACCCAGGAAATCCTTTTCGTAATTTCTGATTTGGCGAAAGCTTGATTGTACCTCTATGAGTTGAAGCTGCTTCCTATCCAGTTCATTCATTTTGTCCAAGGAAAAGAAACTCCATACTGCAGTAAAAGTGGAAAATAACAATAAAGTGCCAAAAGCTATTTTGAGTTGAAGACTGATGCTTAATTTGTTCAATCTCATTTGTCATGCATTAAGTGTATGACAAATATATGATAAATACAATATTTTATATTGTTTTTGTTACATTTAACAAAAACATAATATTACCAATTCAATACTAAGATTTTGATAAAAAAGCTTTTTTAAGCTAATGCATCCTGACTAAAAGCGATAAAATGTACAATTTATCTCTTATTTATTTAGGCTATATATCAAGATAATGCAAATATAGGATACCCAATAGATGTATGATTGAGGATTTGATTGATCAATCTAACAAGCATATTATCCATAATTCAAAATTGAAGTATCAAATAGCTTGTATAGTGAATACGCTTCTATGCTTCAACATACCTGTCATCAAAAAGGAAAGTTAAGCCCCAGTATTAATCTGTTCCAATCCTAAGCCAGGCAATCTTTTTTTAGGGGCTGCTTTATTTGCATATTTTGCTTATAAATTATATAAACAAACATAGAATTATTTATAAAAAGAAGGAATTGCCAAAGCATGCTTAGGATATATAACCAGAAAACTTAAGTCACGAAAATCATTTGATAATACCGTGGGAATTTTTTCAATCATAGGATGATAGGAAACGGTATTCTCCCGGGTACTTGTGATAACCAACAAATCCGAGGGTGTGATGATATCAACCAGAGAGCTTATCCCTTTTGCCGCCTCTATGTGATTTTCAACAAACTGTACACTGGCTTTTTCCATTTGAAGTTCATGCATTAAAGCTTGTCCAGTTTCTGAGCTTCCATAATAATGTAAAACACCAGTGGTCTTATTACATAACCTGCCCAAAGTAGTCACCCAATAACTAAATCCTATTTCAGCTTCTGCGTTTGGTAAGGTCCATAATACTATTCTTCGAAATGTATTGAGCGGGTTGAGCAACTTAACCACCATTACTTCCTGTTCAGTATCACTAACTACATGGTCTAACACACTGCCAAACAACCTATCTTTCGTAGCAAGGTTTCCGTTCCACCCCATAACAATTTTAGTGGCGCCCATCTCCTTTGACGCCCTGATGATACCACTGGAAGCATTCATATCTACTCTTGAAATAGGATGAATCATCTGGTTTGCAGCCGTAGCATGTTTCCGAGCTTTCTCAAAAGAAGCCTGATTATGCCACAAGTTCTCTTTAGCCCCTTCATCATCAAGTACGACCGAAAGTGAGTAAACAGGATTGCCGTCATCCTGCTGCTTGATCATGACTGCCAGGTCAATGAGTTGTTCCATATTGGCTGGATTGGCTACCGGCACTAGTATTCTTTCTTGCTGTTGATCTGATGGCGGAGGTTTGTATGCCTCTACTGCCAATTTTCTTCCCGCCCGATCTGTAATGAAAGAACTGACCATGCAGGTGATAAGTATCAGCACTACTGTGCCGTTCAGTACATTTTCATCCAGCAACTCTAAATTGTACGCAATGAGAATGATTGCAATGGTAGCAGCAGCATGGGCGCTGCTAAGTCCGAATATCACATTGCGCTGCAGAATAGAAAATCCAAATGACCATTGGGTTAAATGAGCTGCGATCAACTTACTGAGCAAAGCGACACTGGTGAGCGTAAAAGCTACTATCAGGGCTTCTGATCCACGAAACACTACGCCAGGATCTACCAGCATACCGACGTTGATCAAAAAAAATGGAATAAAGAGTGCATTACCGATGAACTCAATTCTACTCATCAAAACTGATGTATGAGGTACAAGTCTGTTGAGTGCCAGGCCAGCTAAAAAAGCCCCTATGATAGGTTCCAAACCTGCGAGTTCGGCTAGAAACGCTGCTAAAAAAACCATCATCAATGTGAAGGTATATTGCACAACTCCATCCTGCTCAGCATTCCGAAAAAACCAGCGGGCAATTTTAGGAAAACCCCAAAGCACCAGTACAGTAAAAAGCAGGGTAGATACTACCAATTGTATCCAAAAAAAAGTGTTCAGCGTACCTTTTACGGAAGCAGTAATCAGTACTAATATCATCAATGCTGCCGTATCGGTGATCATAGTACCTCCCACTGTGACCGTAACCGCTTCGTTGCGAGCAATACCTAAGCGGCTTGCAATGGGATATGCGATCAAAGTATGCGTAGCAAACATGCTAGCCAGCAAAATGGATGATCGTAGAGGATAATCAAGAAAGTAGTAAGAGACCAGCGTACCTATGAGTAGAGGGATGAAAAATGTAAAAGCACCAAAGCCCAAGCTGCGCTTTCTGTTTTTACTAAAGTCTACCAGGTCAATCTCCAGTCCGGCTACAAACATAATATACAACAGCCCCACAGTGCCAAAGAGCGTGGTTTCACCTTGTTCCAGAATATTCAATCCATGGGGGCCAATGACGGTGCCAGCCAGGATCAAGCCAATGACGCCTGGAATGCGAAAGCGGGTGAATAAGAGAGGAGCAAAAAGAATAACCAATAGAATTACTGTAAATTTTTGTACCGGATCGGAGAGAGGAAGCTGGAAATCAACCAGTAATTGCATAGTACTTGGATTTAAGTTTGTAATGTTTCTCAGCCCTGAAAAAAAACAAACGAATGTACTTCAAATAATTACAGCTTTCGCCTGGGTTAGCGTATTTATTACAATGGGTAATTGTACTATACTAGCACAGCGGGATCAGTGTATTACAGGGATAAAAAATATTGTAAATTTATAGTAGGATTCTACAGATAATGGTCACCACGGATTGCAAATATACTTCCGGCAGTGCATGATTATTAGCGTAAGAGGCCCGGCCCTAAGCCAATGTTGGACATGCACCTGTGAAGCAGCCCATAGGCTTCCTAAAGGTGGGCTATAGCTTCAAAAATGCATTGAGTTGCGCTACTGTAGTGTGGTAATGAAGAGCAGTTGCCCTCACATCTACACGTTTGGCAATTTTTGCTTTCCTGGCTTAGCTAAAAGGGAATCCCACCCATGCTATGACTGGGATAGCCGACCTTACGTAGCGAATGGACCCAAGTAATTAAGCCAAGCGCATTGCTAACAAGCGCAGCACTCACTCTGGCATCACAGCCTCTGAGGACAAAAAATTCAGTTATATTTAAGTAGATGCAGATAAATATCGCTCAATTTCCTGTACAGTGTGTCTGGCACTTCGTCCGACTCCAATTAATGTAGCAGAAGCAAAACCAGTCCAGCTTCCATAGCCTACCAGCCATAAACCCTCTATTTTCAAAGCTTTGGTTTGCTTAGTGAGTATCCGACCATTGTTTTCTATTACATTCAATGGTTTAAGATGCTCCAGCGCAGGGCGAAATCCAGTACAGAAAATGACCGAATCTGCTTTGACGAATTCTCCGTTCTGAAGTACTGCGCCATCCTTTTTAAAGTGTTCAATGGTAGGCTTGGCTTTAAGAACATCTCTTTCTCTGGCTTCTTTCACTGGGGGCACCATGACAATATCTCCTAAAGAAGGAGGACGGTAACTTTCCCCCTGCTTCTGAGCTGCATACCGAGTTGAGGCCCTGTCAAAGAGCACTCTTCCATCCACATCATCAGGCAGAAAAGAAGGCTCTATTGATGTCAGCCAGCTGGTCTGCGCATGCTGACTGACTTCGGCAAGGATCTGCGCACCTGAATTCCCCTCCCCCACGATGATCACCCGTTGATCTTTGAAAGGTTCAGGGGACCGATATGCAGCGGAATGCAAAATATCGCCTTCAAAATTCTCCATACCCTGAACCTGAGGAATAAAAGGCTTGGTAAAACTTCCCGTAGCACTTACTACTACTTTAGTCCGGAATTCACCCTGATTAGTCTTCAGTTGGTAAAGCCCTTTTACCTTCTCAACTCTCTCCACATAAGTAGGTCTTTGTACTGCCAGCTGGTATTTCTCTTCGTACATCCGAAGATAGTCCAGCGTATCTTCCCGGCTTGGGTAGTAATCCGCACCCCCGGGCATTATTGTTCCGGGAAGACTACTATAAGTGGCTGGAGAAAAGAGCCGAAGCGATTGCCAATAATGCTGCCAGCTTCCTCCTGACTTCTCTTCTTTGTCCAGAATAAGATACCTGAAGTCAGTTCTTCGCAGATAATAACCTACTGCCAAAGCACTCTGCCCTCCTCCAATGATAATCACATCATAGATTTCCATCAGGATTCTACATTTGATGTCTTGTCTCCGTATAACCTTTTTCTAAACCAGAAAGCAAGATTGACCAGCAATATCAATGCAGGCACTTCAATGAGCGGCCCTACTACTCCGGCAAAAGCTTGTCCTGATTCTATTCCGAAAACGCCTACCGCCACCGCGATCGCCAGCTCAAAATTATTTCCGGTAGCGGTAAACGAAACTGAAGTGTTTTCAGCATAACTGGCTCCCAGCTTTTTGGCTAATAAGAAACTTAATACGAACATCAGTCCGAAGTAAATCATCAGTGGGACTGCAATGCGTAGCACATCCAGCGGGATATCTACAATCGTCTGCCCTTTAAAACTAAACATCACTACAATCGTAAAAAGCAAGGCAATCAGGGTCAGCGGACTAATTCTGGGAATAACATTTTCTACGTACCACTGTTCTCCCTTGGTTTTAACGAAGAAGTAGCGTGTCAGAAAACCAGCTAAAAATGGAACGCCCAGATAGAGGAATACACTCTCGGCTACCTCTCCCATGCTGATGTTGACCACAGAGCCTTCAATACCAAAGTAGGGTGGCAATACGGTAATGAACAGCCAGGCGAAGAAGCTATAAAAGATGACCTGAAAGATACTATTAAGTGCTACAAGACTAGCGGCATATTCCTTATCTCCTTGTGCCAGATCATTCCACACCAATACCATGGCAATACAACGGGCCAGACCAATGAGGATCAGTCCGATCATATACTCAGGATAGTCACTCAGAAACGTTATCGCTAACAGGAACATGAGCACCGGCCCTATGACCCAGTTAAGTACCAATGACAGGCTTACGACTTTAAGATTTTTGAAAACTTTACCCAGATGTTCATAGCGTACTTTGGCAAGGGGGGGATACATCATCACTATCAATCCGATAGCGATGGGTATATTAGTTGTACCCGCTTGAAACTGACTAAAAAACCCTTCTATATCAGGGATCAGATTTCCCAAAGCCACACCTACAGCCATAGCCATAAAAATCCAGAGGGTAAGAAAGCGGTCTAATAAGGAAAGTTTTTTCTTTTGTGGTTTTTCTTTAATCTTCATGAAGTTCAATTTTCACTAAACAATTTATCTTTTTCATGAGCAGCACCCCCTACTTTGCTGTACGGGAGGACATGGTACTGACCCATAACTACAGTAGACACAGCAGTCACTGTTTTGGGGCTTCAGCACAGTTTTACAATGCTTACATTCATAAAAATACTGACAGGCATTTTGGGGCATTTCTTCTTTACTGCTGACATGGCAGTTAGGGCATTTGATCACGGAGCTTAATTCAATTCCCATATTTGAGTACGATAGCAAGCTGGCCTGCATGATAAGCAGTATGAGAACTAATTCTGCCCATAGCTTCAGCCTTCGTTTTGGCACCAAATTCTTTTGTGCTGACTTTCATTTCCCAATCTTCATCCTTTTGTTTTTCAACAATGGACTTAAGACTTTCAAAAGCATATAACTGGTAGTCCAGTAATTCCTCTAGCTGTGTCCACTCGCCTGTGTCTTTACCTGCCATCACAGTTTTGGCAGATACTTTTAAGGCCCTGTCTCCAAATATATTTTTGGCAAACAAGAGTTCTACATCGGCAATGTGACGGATCAGAAAGCCTGCTGAATTTGGACTATCGCCTAATTTTTTTCGCAGGTCTGCTTGCGAAATATGGCTTAGCTGATTACTGAACCTGGTTCTGCTTTCCGCCCAGCTTTGTAGAAAGGCTTCTGTCGTTTTCATACGCATGTTCATTTACTTTTACAATTCCTCTAAAAACAACATCATTTCGTCTGTTCTGGTGTAGTCATTCGTTTTGTATATCACATTTCCTTCCGCATCGGTAATCAAAAAGAATGGGATACCGATTTTAAGCTCCGGAAAGCGCTCATCATTTCTGTACTTCTCAAACTCAGCAGATGTATCATAGACCTTATAGAGTACTGCATTTTGTAGTACCTCATTGAGCGCCATATCTTCTTGCGTCATTTTTTGGAATGCTTTGCAGTTGGTACACCAGTCCCCATGAAAATCTACGAACACAAGCTTACCGCTTTGAGCTGCCTGCTGATAGGCTAATCCTTTATCCAGATACCAGCTTAATTCTCCTTTCTGCTCAATGGCAGATACAGTAGAAGATGATGCCACATTTACATTAGCAGCATTGCCTGCTGAGACAGGTAGTACTATCATTTGTGAGCCCATCAGGAAAAAGCCAAGTACGGCGGCCAGTGCAAATAAGGCTTGCTGCATTCTGAGTTGCCTGACTACTGCTTTTGCTTGCAGCTTATAGACAGCCCAGACAAATAGCAGTGCGCTCAATACCAGATAAGAAGCTCTGGTATCTTCAAAGCCCCAGATATTTAATGCTTTTACCACATAGCCAAGCGCAAAGTAGCCAATGAGCAATGCAAATATCCATTGTACATACAACATCCATTTGCCACTTTTAGGCAGGCTCAGGCCAAATACTCCCAGCAGTAGCACTGGTAGTCCCACTCCCATTCCAAACAGCAGCATTTTGAAGGCTGCGCTTAGCGTCATGCCAAGGGTGACTGTAGTGGAAGTACTGGCGATGGATAAAAGTATACTTACCACAATTGGTCCCACACAGGCAGAAGACAATATGCCTGCTCCGGCACCCATCAGCAAGCTTCCTCCCAGCCCCTGCTGCTTACTATCCATTTGTCCTCCAAATAAAGGAAGATGCAGCAAATCTACTGTGGCAAGTGCCATGACGAAAAGTAGTACCCCAATCAAAAGATTAGCGATAGGCAGTCGTAAAACTTCATTGAACATCCCTCCGGTCAGAGAAGCAAGAATGCCAAAAAGCAGATAAGTGGCTGCCAACCCAATATAGTAAACCAAAGGATGAGCAAATTTTCCAAGACTGCTTTGCCTGCCTCTCAAGAAATTTACGGTGAGCGGGTATACCGGATACACACAAGGCAGCAGGCTTGCCAAAATTCCGCCTAGCAATAGAAAAAAGTAGCTACCGAGGTCGGAAGAAGTGGCCAGTTCTTCCCCCACCCAGGTATTCATCGTATCAAAAACTGATTGTGCATGCCCACTTAGGAACATGCACAGCATTAATGTAGTAAGTATGAGCTTTTTAAGCATTGTACTATGACTTCACTTTTGACATCATAAAGAACATCTCCCTAGCGATCTGATGGCAACGCTCATCATATTTGGCTTCTTCCTGGGCTGTGCCATCAAACTCCTTAGGGTCGTCATAGGGAACAGGAATGCGCAATGAGGCACCGGGAATGAGAGGACAGTTCTTATCCGCTTCCGAGCAGGTCATAATGGCTGCAAAATCTTTTTGTGGATTCTCGGGGGCATCATACTTCTTGGAAAAAGCCTCTACAGTAGGTACACCTTCAGCATAGTTTACCGCATATACCGGATTATCTCCCTGCTTCACAGTCGTGATATTGAAACCTGCTTTTTTCATGGCCTTCACTGCTCGTGGATTAAAGGCGGTTGCCTCAGTTCCTCCTGAATAGGTCTCCACGCCTTCCACACCATAGAAATGCGCAGCCGCCTGAGTCCAGAGCTGAGACATATGGCTGCGACGGGAATTATGGGTACAGATAAAAGTGAGCTTAGCTGCCTCTCCTGAGTTTTGTTTGGTAGAAATATATAAGGCTAATTTGGTAAGCGCTCTTTTTCGCTCTTCTGGTATTTGGTCAAATTCAGAGGTTATCTGATCTACGTAAGGCTGTAGGGAAGCATTTAGCTCCCCGGGTTTAGTTTCATTGGAATTCATAGCTGTCAAGGTTAATAACATAAATAGACATAGAGAAAAAGTTTTCATAGTCGCCTTGGTTAATTGTGTTATTGTAATAATACGATAAGGACACATAAATTTTTTTTAGCAGCAGTTTTTCTTAGGAGTTAAAGAGGCATAGAGGTTGATCATTACATCACGGGCCTCCTCCCAGGCTTCTTCATTGATGCAATACCCAATTCTTGGGCCTTCAATCTCTCCTTTGATGATGCCTGCGTTTTTCAATTCCCTTAAGTGCTGGGATATGGTAGACTGTGAAAGGGGTAACTCTTCTACCAGTTCTCCACAGAAACAACTCTCATGCTTAAGTAAAAATTCAATGATCGCTACTCTGGCCGGATGCGCCAGTGCTTTCGCATACTGAGCGATCTTGTTTTGCCGCTGGTTAAATACTGCTGTCTTACTGATTCCCATAATAAACTTTAGTTATCGTAAAGTAACGATGAGTATTTAAGAATGGCAAGGGTTACTCCCTTTAATTTTTAATGTCCTCCTGTCAGTTAACCTTCGGGATAGAAATTTTCAAATTGATATTCATGATCGTTTTCATAAAGCTTACTCTAACCTGCCGGTGTGCCAAACCCCATAAGCCCAACCCCTCCTGTAAGAAATAGTATACCTCATTTTGAGATAAGCTCTACCACGAGGTCAGGTGCTCTTATTACAGCGGAGTTTTTTTGCTCTCAGAATCAGGTATGACAAAGGAAGTAGGCCAAGCGCATTGTTAATGATTTTTATAAAATTCATGCAAATTAAAAACAGACTTCAAAATCAGGTTTTACATGCTAGCGAAATATCAAATTGATGTATCACCCCGTCCAAGTACATATTTTCTTGTAATAACTGATGGCTATTTTTGAGATAAAAGCCAAGTTATGGAACATCAAGAAATAATGCTGACTCTGTTAGATGATTTTCACAGGAGCGGCAAATCACAAAAGAGTTTTGTCTGGAGCAGGGTATCAAGACTTCCACCTTCAGTTATTGGCTCAAAAAGAAGCGATTAAGTAAAAATCCCAAAGAAGCTAATTGGGAAAATAGAAGAGTAAATATTTTTATCCTTTTCATTTCTTCAAATTGGCGCGTAGAGTAGGCCCTGATAGCCTACTATTAAACATGCTAAAAGATAGCAAATTCTGTAGACTATCAGTGACCCCTTCATCAAACCGGACTTGAAGTTTTCCCTCATCCGGCTTACCGACAGAGTTCTTCATTGAGCTTTCGCAAGCGTTTTCAGGCGCGCATACTTTTCCATATCTAACAGGTTCTTGTGTTTAACCAGATTCCTGTAAGGTCGCTGGCGTAGCGACTTATGCGCCCTCCTCCCTTTTCTCTTCAACCATTTGTACAACTTAAACTCCAGGTGCTGGATGATCGCTTTGATGGTTTTCCAGATATGGGTCACTCTACCAATTGAGAAGTAATTCAACCACCCTATCAGCAGTCCATTGAGCTTGTAAATCATAGGCTCTATCTTCCAGTGTCTCCGTTTTGCCAGTAGCTCCCGGATACCTGTAAATAGCTTCTTCCTTGACTTCTGACTAGGCCGTATGTTCGTATACCTCTTTCCATCTTCTAGGAATCTGGACGTCACCATACGAAACTCAAAACCCAGAAAGTACAAACTACTCTTGCTGATGTGAAGGATCTTTGTTTTCTCCTTATTCAATTTGAGTCCCATTCGGTACATTAGATATCCGATGTATCGGAGTATATCTCTGCTGTACCGCTGTTTTCCCATCAGAACAAAGTCATCCGCATATCGCACTATACGAATGTTTGCTTTCGCAAACTTCCCTTTTGGATTATTGACAATCCGGTCAAAGGCATGCAGGTAAATGTTAGCCAACAGAGGTGATATCACACCACCTTGTGGAGTACCTTGTCTTGAGGCCAGTAGTTCTCCATCTTCCAGTTGTACCGGGGATGTGAGCCACTGCCCAATCAAGTCCAGTATTCCACCATCGCTAATGCGTTCTTTCAGAAGAATGAAAAGCTTGTTGTGTGGGATGGTGTCAAAATACTTTGACAGGTCCGCATCGTAGATGAACTTGTGTCCATCAAACAAGTTTCTCTTGATCTGTTTGACCGCATCTTTCGCTCCCTTCTTGGGCCGAAATCCATAAGATGTAGAAATAAAGTCTGCTTCCCATAATGGCTCTATGACCATCTTTGCTGCCATCTGGACAATTCTGTCCTTGATGGTGGGAATTCCTAGCAAACGAAATTCTCCTTTCTTTTCTTTTGGAATTTCCACCCGTCTTACCGGGGAACTGCGATAGGTGCCGGTTCGTATTTCAGTCTGTATCTCTGTCAGATATTGATGTACTCCGTACATCTCAATATCTGCAAAGCTGACTTTGTCTACTCCCCTACCTGTTGAGTAACTTTGCTTTACTCTGCGCCAGGATTCTATCAGCACGTAGTCCAGGCAAATTTTGTCCTTCAGACTATAAGCTTTGAAATCCTTCTCTTGCTTGGCTCTAATGTATAGCTTCCTTTGAAATACACGAACACGTTCATCACAAAGTGATGGACTTACTAATAGATTTGCATCAATATAGGTCGTTCTGTCTTCCATATAAGCTTCTCTAAAGTAGGGCGCCTTCCCTCCAACAGAGTTTTGTTGTCTCTGTCATCTACGGTACTATGTGCCCCTCCGACTTCTGCAAGTTCCCTTGTCCACTTCGTTATACTTATAGGACCTAGTTTTCGGGAGCCACCCTATGAACTTACAGATCTCCCACGTTTAATGTCATTCCATCTATAATCACGCTATCCCTAGGACTCCGGCAGCTTACTAAGATTCATGCGACTGTTAATCCTCTTGGTATGACAGGGTTCGAGACCGTTAACACTCTCCCCATACTGCGGGTACACCTCTCGAAGCTACTACGGGTTGCGGGGGGCCGCCCCCACGCTTCCGCATTACAGCTTGATTATTTGAAAGAACAAAGCTTCAGCAATACCCTCACGGGTATGACTGTTTGTTTTTCTTCAAGGTGAACAGTCAATTACCTTGGTGGGATTCTCACCCACTGGAATGGCACCACTTCGTGGCGCACTAACGGTTACTGTAGGAGCTGCGAAGGCAGAGCCGTAGCTTTGCGCTTATGGCTTGTTAGTGCCTGGCTTAGGTTTCTCTTTTTATAAATGTTACTGAGTCCTGATCCAACTAAATCATAAATCCTCTACTTGAATATAATTTCTGTATTGCTTGCAGATTTTCAGAAATTACATCTATCAAAATGGAGGTGGAGAGATTACCAAGATTAACTTTTACTAATTTCTTGGGGGTATTACTGATCAGGAAGCTATTTCTATAATCAGCATCTTTTGTAAGAACAGTCAAATCATTTTCATCAGCATAGGTGCTAATATCTCCATCCTTTGTATGCCATTTATCCAAAACTTCATTTACGGAATAGCCTCAAATTCTAATGACCTGAAATATTTTACTCTTTTATAGGATATATGAACATCACAGAGAAACTTCATTAAGCTACCTCTTTAATGTTGTGTCCTGAAAGGGAGAGCTTTGCGTATTGCAAACAGGCAAATATATCTTCTTTTTCCAATTCAGGATGATCGTCTAAAATCGCTTCTATACTCATTCCA
Proteins encoded:
- a CDS encoding ArsR/SmtB family transcription factor, producing MGISKTAVFNQRQNKIAQYAKALAHPARVAIIEFLLKHESCFCGELVEELPLSQSTISQHLRELKNAGIIKGEIEGPRIGYCINEEAWEEARDVMINLYASLTPKKNCC
- a CDS encoding DUF5615 family PIN-like protein gives rise to the protein MDKWHTKDGDISTYADENDLTVLTKDADYRNSFLISNTPKKLVKVNLGNLSTSILIDVISENLQAIQKLYSSRGFMI
- the ltrA gene encoding group II intron reverse transcriptase/maturase; translated protein: MEDRTTYIDANLLVSPSLCDERVRVFQRKLYIRAKQEKDFKAYSLKDKICLDYVLIESWRRVKQSYSTGRGVDKVSFADIEMYGVHQYLTEIQTEIRTGTYRSSPVRRVEIPKEKKGEFRLLGIPTIKDRIVQMAAKMVIEPLWEADFISTSYGFRPKKGAKDAVKQIKRNLFDGHKFIYDADLSKYFDTIPHNKLFILLKERISDGGILDLIGQWLTSPVQLEDGELLASRQGTPQGGVISPLLANIYLHAFDRIVNNPKGKFAKANIRIVRYADDFVLMGKQRYSRDILRYIGYLMYRMGLKLNKEKTKILHISKSSLYFLGFEFRMVTSRFLEDGKRYTNIRPSQKSRKKLFTGIRELLAKRRHWKIEPMIYKLNGLLIGWLNYFSIGRVTHIWKTIKAIIQHLEFKLYKWLKRKGRRAHKSLRQRPYRNLVKHKNLLDMEKYARLKTLAKAQ
- a CDS encoding DUF433 domain-containing protein, giving the protein MRWPVEVVIDMLGSGMSIEAILDDHPELEKEDIFACLQYAKLSLSGHNIKEVA
- a CDS encoding protein-tyrosine-phosphatase, whose translation is MNSNETKPGELNASLQPYVDQITSEFDQIPEERKRALTKLALYISTKQNSGEAAKLTFICTHNSRRSHMSQLWTQAAAHFYGVEGVETYSGGTEATAFNPRAVKAMKKAGFNITTVKQGDNPVYAVNYAEGVPTVEAFSKKYDAPENPQKDFAAIMTCSEADKNCPLIPGASLRIPVPYDDPKEFDGTAQEEAKYDERCHQIAREMFFMMSKVKS
- a CDS encoding protein-disulfide reductase DsbD family protein; translation: MLKKLILTTLMLCMFLSGHAQSVFDTMNTWVGEELATSSDLGSYFFLLLGGILASLLPCVYPVYPLTVNFLRGRQSSLGKFAHPLVYYIGLAATYLLFGILASLTGGMFNEVLRLPIANLLIGVLLFVMALATVDLLHLPLFGGQMDSKQQGLGGSLLMGAGAGILSSACVGPIVVSILLSIASTSTTVTLGMTLSAAFKMLLFGMGVGLPVLLLGVFGLSLPKSGKWMLYVQWIFALLIGYFALGYVVKALNIWGFEDTRASYLVLSALLFVWAVYKLQAKAVVRQLRMQQALFALAAVLGFFLMGSQMIVLPVSAGNAANVNVASSSTVSAIEQKGELSWYLDKGLAYQQAAQSGKLVFVDFHGDWCTNCKAFQKMTQEDMALNEVLQNAVLYKVYDTSAEFEKYRNDERFPELKIGIPFFLITDAEGNVIYKTNDYTRTDEMMLFLEEL